TCTATGACAGGAGGCTGGGACTATATTGAACCAGTTATGTTTGGTTCAGCTTGTGGCGAAGTTATTAATATAGCAGTCAAAACACTTGTAGAACCTGTTGGTGGAACAGCTGTTGCTCATTTTCATGAATGGATGTGTGGTAGTGGATTACTCACTATTAAACAACTTGCTCCAGATGTAGGAACAGTTTTTACCACACATGCAACTATTCTTGGACGATCAATGGCTGGTGCAGGCATTGATATTTATGAAAATCTCTCACAAATAAATCCACAAAGAGAAGCTGCTGCTTATAATATAACTGCTAAACAATCCATGGAATCTATTACTGCTCGTGAGGCAGATTACTTCACAACAGTTAGTGAAATTACAGCTGATGAAGCAGAAGCTTTTCTTGGACGTCGTCCTGATATTATTACACCCAATGGATTAGATTTACACATCATAGCTGACTTTAGTAAGGACACTTCTCTTACTACAACAGCAAGACAATCCATCCTTAGTCGAGCTTCTCAATTTATTGGTCAACAACTTCCTAATGATACACGTATTATGATTATTTCTGGTCGATACGAGTTTCATAATAAAGGATTTGATGTCTTTCTTGATGCACTAGGAAATGTCGAACAAGCATTAAGAAACTCAAATAAATATGTTCTTGCATTATGTACAGCTATTGGAGGACATACTGGTGTCACAAAGTATGCCCTAGAGAATCATCTTGAATCAAATATGATTACTCCTCCTATGCCACTCCGTATTGTAACTCATCATGTTTATAATATAGAGCAAGATCCTATTATTACAAAATGTTTGAGATTAGGACTCACAAATCATGAAGAAGACCATGTAAAAATTATATTTGTACCTGCGCTTCTTAATGGTCAAGACGGTTTCTTTAATATGCAATATGAACAAGTACTGCCAGGATGTGACCTTGGGGTATTCCCATCATGGTATGAACCATGGGGATATACACCTCAAGAAAGTGCTGCTCATGCCGTTCCTACAGTTACAACTGATCTTTCAGGTTTTGGAATGTGGGTACGTAAACTCCAAGAAAATAACCATGTTACAGATGGTATTTCTGTCATACATCGGCTGCATATGCCATATGACGATACTGTTAATGCACTTCAATCTGTTATACTGGAATATGCAACCTGTTCATCAGAAAAACTTATGCAACATCGAATAGCTGTGCGTAAAGTCTCTGAAGAATGTTCATGGGAGAAATTTTTCCCATATTATATTCAATCATATCATTCTGCACTTGCAAAAGCCAACGAGCGTATCAGCATACATGAACCACAAAAACAAACAAACACACTTGTTATTACAGGTGTATCAAAAACACCTAATCTTAGAATGCTTACAGCAATTAACCAACTTCCACAAAAACTTGGACGACTCAGAGAAGTTGTGAATAATGTTTGGTGGACCTGGCAGCCTGAAGCAGAAACCATCTTCACTTTACTGAGCAAAGAACTATGGAAACAATCAGGCCATAACCCACTCAAAATGCTTGAAGATATATGCCCTGCAGCCCTTATGGCAGCAGAAAAAAATACAGAAATACAGGAATGTTATAACGAATTGATCACAAAATTTGATGAATATATGAAGAATAAACCTCACACAACTGATCCTTCTATTTCATCTTACCATCCTATTGCATATTTCTCTACAGAATATGGCTTACATGAGAGCATCCCGCTCTACTCTGGTGGATTAGGTATCCTTTCTGGCGATCATCTTAAGGCAGCTAGTGACTTAAACATTCCCATGGTTGCTATAGGACTTTTATACAAAAATGGCTATTTCCAACAACGAATAGATGCTCAAGGCAATCAAATTGCTATGTATCCTGAAAATAACTTCTCTCTTCTTCCTATTTCTCTTGTAAAAACACTTCAAGGAGATCCTGTTAGAATAGAGCTAGATCTTTTCCCAGGAAGACAACTTTTTGCACAAGTATGGAAAATGCAAGTAGGTCATGTACCACTCTACTTACTTGACACTGATATTCCACAAAATATTCTAGACGATCGAAGAATTACAGCACGACTTTATGAATCAGATAGAGACTGTAGAATACGACAAGAAATTCTATTAGGAATGGGTGGTGTAAGATTATTGAATCTACTTAAGATTATGCCTTCTATCTACCACATGAATGAAGGGCACTCTGCTTTTATGATTTTAGAAAGAATTCGTAACCTGATGCTTTGGTTCAATCTACCATTCAATACAGCTCAAGAATGTGTACGTGGTAATACAGTATTTACTACACATACACCTGTTGATGCTGGTAATGAACGATTTGATCCTAGTTTAATGGAAAAATATTTTTCAGATTATGCAAAATCTGTCAACCTTACATGGAATGACTTCATGAGTCTTGGCAGATTTTCCACAAATGATAGAAACATGTTTGAAATGACACTCCTTGCTATTCGGAATGCAAATAAAGTAAATGGAGTTAGTAGATTACATAGCCAAGTCTCTAAACATATGTGGGCTAATAATTGGAAAGGATTACCTGTTCCTGAAATACCTATTGGATATGTTACAAACGGAGTACATATTGCATCTTATGTTGGAGAACATACACGAAAACTTCTCAAAAAGTATGTGCATGAATTATGGGATAGCCTACCCACATCCCATGAGGCATGGAAAAATGTTGCACAAATTCCTGATGAAGAATTATGGAAAGCTAGGTTAGAACAAAAGCAGCCTCTTCTTAATGTAATAAAACATCTGGCTATGTCATCTAACCTCTCCTATAAAATCTTTGCAGAAGAACAGCAGAGTATTATACAACAGCTTTCTGAAGATGTACTTATTATTGGATTTGCAAGACGCTTTGCTCCATATAAAAGAGCTAATCTTATTCTTGCTAACCCTGACAGATTACACCATATTCTGAACAACCCTCAAAAACCAACAATTCTTGTTTTTGCTGGTAAAGCACATCCAGCTGATCAACAAGGGATTGATCTTATAAAACAAGTAATAAACTATACAAAAGATCCTAGATTTTATGGTAAAATATTCTTTATAGAAAATTATAATCTTGCTATTGCAAAAATTCTTCTACAAGGCTGTGATGTTTGGCTTAATACTCCACGTCGGCCATATGAAGCATGTGGTACAAGTGGTCAAAAAGTAGGTGCTAATGGTGGACTTAATCTTAGTATTGCTGATGGATGGTGGTGTGAAGGCTACAACAGTCATAATGGTTGGACAATTGGCAAAGAAATCGTAGACATATTACCTGAATCCGAGCAATGTGACTATAGTGATGCAGAATCCTTATATAGCCTTTTAGAAGAATCTGTACTTCCACTATATTTTAAAAAGGACACAAATAGCTTTTCTCCTTCATGGATAGCAATGGTCAAAAATGCTATGCAAACCCTTATCCCTGAATTTAATGCTGAAAGAATGCTTCATCAATATTTAGATGATTATTATCTTCCACTTGCAAAAAATCAGGTAACCTTTAGAGGTGATAACTTTGCTATTCCAAAACAAATTACCAAATGGAAACAAGGACTTGAACAACGCTTTGCTACCATTAAAATACGTAATGTCCAAATTGAAGGTTTAACAGAAGATACTGTGCTTTATGGAGAACCTCTTACTATTACTGTAACGCTTAGTCCTGAATCAATGAAAGTTGATGAACTTCTAGTTCAACTTGTTATAGGTCCTGGAAAAGATAATACATTTACAGAAATGCCAGATGTGTTAACACTCATGGTATCACAGCAATCTGGTAAAGAGGTTACATTCTCTGGAGTATATAATATTAAATATAATGGACCTAATGTTTATGGAATACGTATCTTACCTACAATGCCAGGGTTACTTTCACCATATGAAACAGGGCTTATCCTTTGGGTATAAAAAGTTCACATAAGATAAGAAGGTATGGTAATTACCATACCTTCTTATCTTATTATAAGTAATAACTATGTATTTATACTGGTTTTTTGACAATTTCTGTTCCAACACCTTGATCAGTAAATAACTCAAGTAAAATGGAATGTTCCAACCGACCATCAAGAATTACCACTTTTTCGACACCTTGTTCAATAGCTTCTATACAACATTGTAGTTTAGGTATCATACCACCAAAAACAATACCATCACTAAACAGTTTAGGTGTATCCTCTAAATAAATAGATTGAATAAGCTTTTTATTAAGATCTAAGATACCTTCTACATCTGTAAGTAAAAGAAGTCTTGTGGCTTTTAAAGCACCTGCAATAGCTCCTGCTACTTCATCAGCATTAATATTATATGTTTGTTTATTATCTGTTCCAACAGGAGCAATAATTGGAATGAAGCCTTTTTCAATCAATGTATATAGCAATGATGTTTCAATATGAACAACTCGTCCAACATTCCCAAGATTGATAATTTCAGGAGGTTGATTTTCTTTTGTAAGAATTAAATCATTTTTTTCAGCAAGAATGAATGCTCCATCTTTTCCAGAAAGTCCAACAGCTTTAGCTCCTGCTTGATTTACTTGGTTTACAATTTCTTTATTAACAGAACCAGCTAATACCATTTCAACAACATCCATGGTGGCTTTGTCTGTTACACGTAATCCTTCACGAAATTCAGACTGAATATTTAATCTAGATAACATATTGCCAATCTGTGGTCCTCCTCCATGAACTACAATAGGATGAATACCTACAAGATTAAGTAATGCTATACTTTGAGCAAAGGATTGTTTCAGCAATGTATCTTTCATTGCATGACCGCCATACTTTATGACAATCACTTTTCCTTGAAATTTTTGTAAATACGGTAAACTTTCAATCAACATATGAGATCGAAGTCTTGCTTTCTCCATATCCACCTTATATTCACTCCATAGTATTAAAGAATAAATCTGCTTAACTCTGTATTAGCACGTATATCTTCAAGATATGAAACGACATACTCTTTTGTTACTTCCAATGTAGTTCCAAACTTTTCTGGTGCATCAAAAGAGATGTCTGCAAGAATTTTTTCCATAATTGTATGTAAACGACGGGCACCAATATTTTCCGTTTGTGTATTCACATCTTCAGCAAATGCTGAAATTTCTTTTAACCCATCATCTGTAAAAACAATTTTTACACCTTCTGTTTCTAATAATGCTTCATATTGTCTTGTTAAAGCATTATCTGGCTCAGTTAATATACGATAAAATTCGTTTTTACCTAATGCTTCAAGTTCTGCTCTTAATGGGAAACGACCCTGGAGCTCAGGAATAAGATCAGAAGGTTTTGATAAATGAAATGCTCCAGCAGCAATAAATAGAATATGATCTGTCTTAATCAGACCATATTTAGTATTTACTGCACTTCCTTCGACAATAGGAAGCAAGTCACGTTGCACACCTTCTCTAGAAATATCAGAAGAGCGATGCTGTGATGCACTTGCAAGCTTGTCAATTTCATCTATAAAAACAATACCCATTTGCTCTACGCGTTCCCGTGCTAAATCTGTAAGTTTATCATTATCAACAAGTCGGTTAGACTCTTCTCCTACAAGGTGTTCCCAAGCAGCACTTACTTTCATTTTTCGACGATGTGTTTTTTGTGGAAAGATACGACTAAATGCATCTTTCATCTGATTACCTATTTGTTCCATTCCAGGAACGTTTAAAATACCAATAGGCTGTGTTTGTTCTTGCACTTCAATATCGACTTCTCGATCTTTAAGATGACCTTGTCGAAAAAGACTTCTTAATTTTTCACGTGTAGCATCACGATTTTCTCCTATAGGAAGTAACAAATCTAAAAGTCTTTCTTCTGCCAAAACTTCTGCTCGTTCACGTACTTTTTCTGCCTCTTCTTTCCTGACAAGATTAATGGATATCTCCATAAGATCACGAATCATAGACTCCACATCACGTCCAACATAGCCTACTTCAGTATACTTGGTAGCCTCAACTTTAATAAAAGGAGCATGACATAACTTAGCAAGTCTTCGGGCAATTTCTGTTTTTCCAACACCTGTAGGTCCTATCATAATAATATTACGTGGAGCTACCTCGTCTCGTAATCCTTCTTGTAACTGTTGCCTTCTCCATCGGTTTCTTACAGCAATAGCTACCATGCGTTTTGCTTGCTCTTGTCCTATAATATATTTATCAAGTTCAACAACAATTTCACGTGGTGTAAGTTCATTCATTTGTGTTCCTTCCCTAGTACGTAGTTAAATTTATACAATACATATGAACATCAAGTTGTTTATAATCCATAATTCAAAGGAACATTACCTACCTAAATATGCTTTTTGAATCTCTGGATTACCTAATAAGTTCTTAGCAGTATCTTCTATTACTATTCTGCCTAACTCTAATACATACCCACGATTTGCTAGTTTTAGTGCTGCTCGAGCATTTTGCTCAACAATAAGAATAGTAACTCCAAGTTTATTAATATGCTGTACTGCATTAAAAATTGATTTAACAATAAGAGGTGCTAATCCTAAAGATGGCTCATCAAGTAGAAGCAAGCGAGGCTGACCCATAAGGGCTCTACCAATAGCAAGCATTTGTTGTTCTCCACCAGAAAGCGTACCAGCCAACTGCTCTTTTCTCTCATATAATCTAGGGAAAAGTTCAAAAATCCAGTCTAATGTTTTTCTTATCAAATTTTTATCTTGAATAGTAAAAGCACCAAGTTGTAAATTTTCAAAGACAGTCAAAACACCAAAAACACGTCTACCTTCTGGAGATTGACAAACACCTTGTCGTGTAATCATGTAACTAGGTAATGAAGAGAGATCCTTACCTCTAAAAACAATTGAACCCTTTGTTACTTTTACAATCCCACTAATAGAAAGTAATGTCGTTGTCTTACCAGCTCCATTTGCACCCAAAATACTTACAATTTCTCCCTCATTTGCATAAAGAGATACACCATGTAAAACCTCTTCTGCACCATATCTTGCGTGTAAATCATTTACTTCTAGAAACATTAATATATTCCTTAAATAAACAATAAGATAAAGGCAAAATCATACATTAGATCTAGTCATCTTGACCAAGATATGCTTGGATAACTCTAGGATCTCTTTGTATATTCTCTGGATGACCAGAAGCAATTAATGTTCCAGACTCAAGCACTAAAAGTCTTTCACATACATTCATTACAAGATGCATATCATGTTCTATAAGAAGTATAGTAATACCTCTTTCTTTAATTGCATGTATGAGCTTAATTAAAACATTTGTTTCTGGATCATTCATGCTCCCAGCAGGTTCATCAAGAATAATAAGTTTTGGGTCAGAAGCTAGGGCCCTAGCTATCTCTAGTAACCGCTGATTACCATAGGAAAGACTTTTTGCCTGATCTATAGAATAGGAAGCTAACCCAACAAATTCAAGTTCACTTATAGCACGCTCAATAGCTGCTTGTTCTTCCTGACGTTGTGAAGAAAAACGAAACATACAGCTAAAGAAACCTGATTGCATTCTACAATGCCTACCAATAAGAACATTTTCAATAACAGAAAGATATGGGAAAAGGCGTATAGATTGAAATGTTCGAGCAATACCAAGATTTACAATAGCATAAGGCTTCATTCCTTGAATAGATTGTCCTGCAAAACAAATCTCTCCCTTATTAGGAATAGAGTTTCCTGTAATTAAATTAAATATAGTTGTCTTACCAGCTCCATTTGGCCCTATAAGACCTATAATACTTCCCTGTTTAATTTCAAAAGAAACATTGTTTACAGCTATCAACCCGCCAAAAAATTTTGTTACGTTATTAAGAGAAAGAAGTGTCATATAGTATTCCTAATTCTGTCTAGGAGCAATAGGTGATCCAAAATCAGAATGTTTCTTATGTAAAAGATTTCGAATATTATAGACACGAGGTAATGGTGGTAATAAACCTTGAGGTCTGACAATCATCATAATCATCATTGCTAAGCCAAAAATAAGCATTCTCGCATCTGCAAGGCTCCGAAATATTTCTGGCAATGCAATAACAAAACATGTTCCTAAAATCACACCCAATTGACTTCCACCTGATAAAATAACAATAACAAAAATAATGACAGATTCCCAAATAGTAAATGAAGTTGGAGAAATAACAGTCATCTTACTTGCAAAAAGGTTCCCAGCTATTCCTGCCCAAAATGCACCAACAACAAATGCTAACCACTTATAGTGAATAATATTAATTCCAGAACCTTCAGCTGCTACCTCATCTTCTTTTATACTATTAAAAGCTCTACCATATCGGGATGAAAATAACCAAGAAAAAAGGAGCATAGTCAAAAGAACAATACCCCATATTAGATAATAAAACTGAGTAGTTGTACGAATAACTATATCACCAATAGTAGGACGAGATATACCAAAAATTCCATTAGCACCACCAGTAATACCACAAATATCATTAGTAAGTGCAATTCTTACAATTTCTACAATACCAATACTAACAATAAGAAGATAATCTCCTCTTAAGGAAAGAATGGGCCGTACTATAATAAGAGCAAAAAAAGCTGTAGTAAAACCAGCTAAAGGTAATAGCCAAAGAATAGGGATCTGGTAGTATGTATTACAAATAGCAGTAAAGTAAGCTCCAACAGCATAAAATGCTGAGTGCCCCATATGAAAAATCCCTGTTTGGCCAAGAATAACATTAAGAGATAACGCAAGTAAAACATAAAGACCAACATTTGAAGCAACATCAATCCAATAATTATTAAGGAAAAGTGGTAAGATAGCAATACAAACTCCTAGTAATAGAGAGCAATATCGTCTTATTCTACTCATAATTTGTCTGCTACCCTCTCACCAAGAAGACCTGTTGGTCGAACAACCAAAATGATAATCAAAATAAAAAAAGCAACAGCATCTTTCCACCCAATAGAAAGATAAGAGGCAGCTAATGTTTCAACTACTCCTAATAATAACCCTCCTAACATTGCTCCTGGAATATTTCCTATTCCTCCTAAAATAGCTGCAGTGAATGCCTTTAAACCATATAGCCAGCCCATAGTAAAAGAAATTTGGCCATAATACATACCTACCATTACACCTGCAATACCGCCAAGGCCAGCACCAATAAAAAAAACAAGAGAAATAATTTTGTTTACATTAATACCCATAAGCCGTGCAGTAATTTGATCAATTGCAACAGCTTTTATAGCCATTCCTATAGATGTCTTATTAACAAAAAAATATAAAGTTACCATGAGGAAAAATGAAATAGAAATAATAATAAGTCGCATGAAAGAAATATGTACCCCAAAAATATCTAAACTAAGTGAAGGGAAAAATGTTTCTGGATATACATAAAAATTTCCACCATAAATAAGCATAATAGCATTCTGTAAAAAAATAGATGCACCTAAAGCTGAAACAACAGCAGATAATCTATTTGCTTTTCTTAGAGGACGGTAAGCTGTACGTTCAAGAAGAACGCCCAAAAATGCAACTATAACAAATATAGTAAACATCACTAAACCAATAGCAATAGGTTCTGCAAGTGTTGATAAACCTAAGGAAAATAAAAGAGTAAATCCTATGTATGCACCAATGGTAAAAAGTTCTCCATGTGCAAAGTTAATCAATTTAAGCACGCCATATACCATGGTATAACCAAGAGCAACTAGGGCATAAATTCCCCCTATTGCTACTCCATTAATAATCTGTTGAAAAAATTCAATCATATAGTAGAGCTTATTGACAAAAACTAAAAAGAGTTAGTTAGACTATTGCATTATTTTTCAAGAATAAATGTTCCCTGTTCATCAACATAATATACTTTATAAAAATTCCCTATACGATCTCCCTGCTCATCAAAAGAAATTGGCCCTGTCAACCCAGGAAAATCCTTTAGTGTATGTTTTAAATAAAATGCAATAGATTTAGGAGAATCTTTTCCTTGCTTTAAAGCTTCAATAATCACATTAAATGCTTCACCAGCAAAAATAGGCCAAATAGCGCTAGGTAACTTATGATATTGTTTTTTGTATTCCATAAAAAATGCTTTTGCTTCAGGTGTATTAAAGTCATATGCTGTAGGAGGACTCAAAAAAAAGTATCCTTTAGCAGCTTGTTTTCCTGCAATTTTAACAAGATCTGTATTATTTGTTGCATCTCCACCCATAATTGGAACAGACCAGTTCATCTCTGACTTTTGACGGAGTAATAAACCAGCCTCAGGGAAATAACCTGTGAAAAAAATCAGATCAGGATTTGTTGTTTGGATTTTAGTTAATATAGCAGTATAATCCTGTTCACCTGGTGTAAGCGCATCAAAAAATACAACAGAGCTACCTTTTTTTTCAAGTTCTCTCCTTGTCTCTTGTGCTAACCCTTTTGCATAAGAAGAATTATCGTGTAGTATTGCTATAGACTTATATCCTTTTTGACTAATGACATCTGCGGCTACTATACCTTGATCACTATCACGAGGGCTTGTACGAAAAAATAGTGGTAATCCTTTATCTGTTAACCTATTACTTGTAGAACCTGTAGCAATTTGTACAATTCCAGCTTCATTAATAATATTTTGTGTTGCCTCTGTAATAGATGAACCATAAGTACCAATAATTGCTACCACACCAGAGGAAACAAGTTTTTGAGCAGCTAATGCTGCTGTTCGAGGATCACTTGCATCATCCTCAATAATAAGCTCAACCCTTTTTCCATTAACTCCACCTAAATTATTAACATTTTCTGCTAATAATTTTACAATATTTTGCATCTCTTGACCTTCATTTGCCCACTTTCCTGTAAGTGGACACATTAAGCCTATACGAATCACTTCCTCACAAAAAGCATTTCCTACAAATATATTAACACATATAGCTAGTAATAATATTCTCAACCATTTCTTCATGCATACTCCAACTATATACATAGCTTATAACAACAATACACTAAAAAATAAGACATACTAAATATAATACATATTCATATTTTTTAATACCTATATTAGTCTACCTGATATATCAACCAAAAACATGGCTATATATGACACAGACACCAAAATAATAGTTACATTTTTTAACAAACTATCCTAGCATTATGTTTTTATAATAAAAATATTAGAAATGATAAAAGAGTATAGTTTATACTCTTGCCTTACCTAAAAATCCAACATATACTCTTCTAATATATGTTTGTTCCCTATAATCAATCTATCGAATTATTAATAATAGAAGGATATTTTTAACTCATCCTCATTATGGATAGAGGTATCCCATGCTGATTCATTGTCCACAGTGTCATTTTTATCGTGAACTTAATACTTCCCAAATTCCAGATAATGCTGTTATGGCAACATGCCCAAAGTGTCAAACTCGATTTCGTTTTCGTAATCTTGATAGTGAATATGTTGATCCAAGTTCATCTAACACTATTCACCTATTACAGCAAGCTGAGTCAAAAACATTTACTAATCC
The sequence above is drawn from the Lawsonia intracellularis PHE/MN1-00 genome and encodes:
- the glgP gene encoding alpha-glucan family phosphorylase → MQQAVEQTTLFEVSWEVCNKVGGIYTVVTTKVPQAIKTFGDNYYLIGPNLGNNADFQETDEPCWETLSQSLAIRSLHCRFGRWNIPGNPKVILVNFKDRYNQNQLLYEFWNRYGVDSMTGGWDYIEPVMFGSACGEVINIAVKTLVEPVGGTAVAHFHEWMCGSGLLTIKQLAPDVGTVFTTHATILGRSMAGAGIDIYENLSQINPQREAAAYNITAKQSMESITAREADYFTTVSEITADEAEAFLGRRPDIITPNGLDLHIIADFSKDTSLTTTARQSILSRASQFIGQQLPNDTRIMIISGRYEFHNKGFDVFLDALGNVEQALRNSNKYVLALCTAIGGHTGVTKYALENHLESNMITPPMPLRIVTHHVYNIEQDPIITKCLRLGLTNHEEDHVKIIFVPALLNGQDGFFNMQYEQVLPGCDLGVFPSWYEPWGYTPQESAAHAVPTVTTDLSGFGMWVRKLQENNHVTDGISVIHRLHMPYDDTVNALQSVILEYATCSSEKLMQHRIAVRKVSEECSWEKFFPYYIQSYHSALAKANERISIHEPQKQTNTLVITGVSKTPNLRMLTAINQLPQKLGRLREVVNNVWWTWQPEAETIFTLLSKELWKQSGHNPLKMLEDICPAALMAAEKNTEIQECYNELITKFDEYMKNKPHTTDPSISSYHPIAYFSTEYGLHESIPLYSGGLGILSGDHLKAASDLNIPMVAIGLLYKNGYFQQRIDAQGNQIAMYPENNFSLLPISLVKTLQGDPVRIELDLFPGRQLFAQVWKMQVGHVPLYLLDTDIPQNILDDRRITARLYESDRDCRIRQEILLGMGGVRLLNLLKIMPSIYHMNEGHSAFMILERIRNLMLWFNLPFNTAQECVRGNTVFTTHTPVDAGNERFDPSLMEKYFSDYAKSVNLTWNDFMSLGRFSTNDRNMFEMTLLAIRNANKVNGVSRLHSQVSKHMWANNWKGLPVPEIPIGYVTNGVHIASYVGEHTRKLLKKYVHELWDSLPTSHEAWKNVAQIPDEELWKARLEQKQPLLNVIKHLAMSSNLSYKIFAEEQQSIIQQLSEDVLIIGFARRFAPYKRANLILANPDRLHHILNNPQKPTILVFAGKAHPADQQGIDLIKQVINYTKDPRFYGKIFFIENYNLAIAKILLQGCDVWLNTPRRPYEACGTSGQKVGANGGLNLSIADGWWCEGYNSHNGWTIGKEIVDILPESEQCDYSDAESLYSLLEESVLPLYFKKDTNSFSPSWIAMVKNAMQTLIPEFNAERMLHQYLDDYYLPLAKNQVTFRGDNFAIPKQITKWKQGLEQRFATIKIRNVQIEGLTEDTVLYGEPLTITVTLSPESMKVDELLVQLVIGPGKDNTFTEMPDVLTLMVSQQSGKEVTFSGVYNIKYNGPNVYGIRILPTMPGLLSPYETGLILWV
- a CDS encoding branched-chain amino acid ABC transporter substrate-binding protein, giving the protein MKKWLRILLLAICVNIFVGNAFCEEVIRIGLMCPLTGKWANEGQEMQNIVKLLAENVNNLGGVNGKRVELIIEDDASDPRTAALAAQKLVSSGVVAIIGTYGSSITEATQNIINEAGIVQIATGSTSNRLTDKGLPLFFRTSPRDSDQGIVAADVISQKGYKSIAILHDNSSYAKGLAQETRRELEKKGSSVVFFDALTPGEQDYTAILTKIQTTNPDLIFFTGYFPEAGLLLRQKSEMNWSVPIMGGDATNNTDLVKIAGKQAAKGYFFLSPPTAYDFNTPEAKAFFMEYKKQYHKLPSAIWPIFAGEAFNVIIEALKQGKDSPKSIAFYLKHTLKDFPGLTGPISFDEQGDRIGNFYKVYYVDEQGTFILEK
- the argB gene encoding acetylglutamate kinase; this encodes MDMEKARLRSHMLIESLPYLQKFQGKVIVIKYGGHAMKDTLLKQSFAQSIALLNLVGIHPIVVHGGGPQIGNMLSRLNIQSEFREGLRVTDKATMDVVEMVLAGSVNKEIVNQVNQAGAKAVGLSGKDGAFILAEKNDLILTKENQPPEIINLGNVGRVVHIETSLLYTLIEKGFIPIIAPVGTDNKQTYNINADEVAGAIAGALKATRLLLLTDVEGILDLNKKLIQSIYLEDTPKLFSDGIVFGGMIPKLQCCIEAIEQGVEKVVILDGRLEHSILLELFTDQGVGTEIVKKPV
- a CDS encoding ABC transporter ATP-binding protein; its protein translation is MFLEVNDLHARYGAEEVLHGVSLYANEGEIVSILGANGAGKTTTLLSISGIVKVTKGSIVFRGKDLSSLPSYMITRQGVCQSPEGRRVFGVLTVFENLQLGAFTIQDKNLIRKTLDWIFELFPRLYERKEQLAGTLSGGEQQMLAIGRALMGQPRLLLLDEPSLGLAPLIVKSIFNAVQHINKLGVTILIVEQNARAALKLANRGYVLELGRIVIEDTAKNLLGNPEIQKAYLGR
- a CDS encoding branched-chain amino acid ABC transporter permease; translation: MSRIRRYCSLLLGVCIAILPLFLNNYWIDVASNVGLYVLLALSLNVILGQTGIFHMGHSAFYAVGAYFTAICNTYYQIPILWLLPLAGFTTAFFALIIVRPILSLRGDYLLIVSIGIVEIVRIALTNDICGITGGANGIFGISRPTIGDIVIRTTTQFYYLIWGIVLLTMLLFSWLFSSRYGRAFNSIKEDEVAAEGSGINIIHYKWLAFVVGAFWAGIAGNLFASKMTVISPTSFTIWESVIIFVIVILSGGSQLGVILGTCFVIALPEIFRSLADARMLIFGLAMMIMMIVRPQGLLPPLPRVYNIRNLLHKKHSDFGSPIAPRQN
- the hslU gene encoding ATP-dependent protease ATPase subunit HslU, which translates into the protein MNELTPREIVVELDKYIIGQEQAKRMVAIAVRNRWRRQQLQEGLRDEVAPRNIIMIGPTGVGKTEIARRLAKLCHAPFIKVEATKYTEVGYVGRDVESMIRDLMEISINLVRKEEAEKVRERAEVLAEERLLDLLLPIGENRDATREKLRSLFRQGHLKDREVDIEVQEQTQPIGILNVPGMEQIGNQMKDAFSRIFPQKTHRRKMKVSAAWEHLVGEESNRLVDNDKLTDLARERVEQMGIVFIDEIDKLASASQHRSSDISREGVQRDLLPIVEGSAVNTKYGLIKTDHILFIAAGAFHLSKPSDLIPELQGRFPLRAELEALGKNEFYRILTEPDNALTRQYEALLETEGVKIVFTDDGLKEISAFAEDVNTQTENIGARRLHTIMEKILADISFDAPEKFGTTLEVTKEYVVSYLEDIRANTELSRFIL
- a CDS encoding ABC transporter ATP-binding protein is translated as MTLLSLNNVTKFFGGLIAVNNVSFEIKQGSIIGLIGPNGAGKTTIFNLITGNSIPNKGEICFAGQSIQGMKPYAIVNLGIARTFQSIRLFPYLSVIENVLIGRHCRMQSGFFSCMFRFSSQRQEEQAAIERAISELEFVGLASYSIDQAKSLSYGNQRLLEIARALASDPKLIILDEPAGSMNDPETNVLIKLIHAIKERGITILLIEHDMHLVMNVCERLLVLESGTLIASGHPENIQRDPRVIQAYLGQDD
- a CDS encoding branched-chain amino acid ABC transporter permease, which gives rise to MIEFFQQIINGVAIGGIYALVALGYTMVYGVLKLINFAHGELFTIGAYIGFTLLFSLGLSTLAEPIAIGLVMFTIFVIVAFLGVLLERTAYRPLRKANRLSAVVSALGASIFLQNAIMLIYGGNFYVYPETFFPSLSLDIFGVHISFMRLIIISISFFLMVTLYFFVNKTSIGMAIKAVAIDQITARLMGINVNKIISLVFFIGAGLGGIAGVMVGMYYGQISFTMGWLYGLKAFTAAILGGIGNIPGAMLGGLLLGVVETLAASYLSIGWKDAVAFFILIIILVVRPTGLLGERVADKL